In Pseudodesulfovibrio hydrargyri, a single window of DNA contains:
- the nth gene encoding endonuclease III: protein MNKKERAAEIFDRLSQRYPTPKPALDYTTAWELLVATALSAQCTDERVNKVTPVFFERWPTIEDAAGADVAEIEDVVRSTGFFRNKAKNIKAAAQRIMSEYNGEVPRTMAELITLGGVARKTASIVLANAFGVNEGIAVDTHVKRLAFRMGLTTKTDPIPIEKDLMPLFPRKTWGDVNHLLVFFGREVCPARKPKCDICELNDICPKKGVA from the coding sequence ATGAACAAGAAAGAACGCGCAGCCGAAATTTTCGACCGTCTCTCGCAACGATACCCTACCCCCAAACCGGCCCTGGACTATACCACGGCCTGGGAACTGCTGGTGGCCACGGCCCTGTCCGCCCAGTGCACGGACGAGAGGGTGAACAAGGTCACCCCGGTCTTCTTCGAACGCTGGCCGACGATCGAAGACGCGGCCGGGGCCGACGTGGCCGAAATCGAGGACGTGGTCCGTTCCACCGGATTCTTCCGCAACAAGGCCAAGAACATCAAGGCCGCGGCGCAACGCATCATGAGCGAATACAACGGCGAGGTGCCCCGGACCATGGCCGAACTGATCACGCTCGGCGGCGTGGCCCGCAAGACCGCGAGCATCGTCCTGGCCAACGCGTTCGGCGTGAACGAGGGCATCGCCGTGGACACCCACGTCAAACGGCTGGCCTTCCGCATGGGGCTGACCACCAAGACCGACCCCATTCCCATCGAAAAAGACCTCATGCCGCTCTTTCCGCGCAAGACCTGGGGCGACGTCAACCACCTCCTGGTCTTCTTCGGCCGCGAAGTCTGCCCGGCGCGCAAGCCCAAGTGCGACATCTGCGAGCTCAATGACATCTGCCCGAAAAAGGGGGTCGCGTAA
- the tgt gene encoding tRNA guanosine(34) transglycosylase Tgt, with the protein MTRPGDFTIHATDNLARRATLGTAHGDIQTPIFMPVGTQGTVKSLTPLDLEEMEAQIILGNTYHLYLRPGDDLVARRGGLHKFAGWKRPILTDSGGFQVFSLEGIRKLSEEGVEFRSYIDGSKHFFSPEKAIDIQRNLGSDIMMVLDECVGYGNDRAYTEKSLEMTTRWARRCRDHYPKGSGGQLMFGIVQGGFYKDLRDRSLEQLREIDFEGFAIGGLSVGESTEEMYDILHHIAPKLPHEKPRYLMGVGTPLDILEGVSAGVDMFDCVLPSRNARNGTLFTSTGKINIKRAEYAEDDSPLDPNCGCYTCRNFTKAYLRHLYMAKELLSYRLNTYHNLYFYLDLMKQIRKAIEEGSFRELKGRYEAAYGQR; encoded by the coding sequence ATGACCAGGCCCGGCGATTTCACCATCCACGCCACGGACAACCTGGCCCGGCGCGCCACCCTGGGCACGGCGCACGGCGACATCCAGACGCCCATATTCATGCCGGTCGGCACCCAGGGCACGGTCAAGAGCCTGACCCCGCTCGACCTGGAGGAGATGGAGGCCCAGATCATCCTGGGCAACACCTACCACCTGTACCTGCGGCCCGGCGACGATCTGGTCGCCCGGCGCGGCGGCCTGCACAAGTTCGCGGGCTGGAAGCGGCCCATCCTGACCGACTCCGGCGGGTTCCAGGTCTTCAGCCTGGAGGGCATCCGCAAGCTCTCCGAGGAAGGCGTGGAGTTCCGTTCCTACATCGACGGGTCCAAACACTTCTTCTCCCCGGAAAAGGCCATCGACATCCAGAGAAACCTCGGCTCGGACATCATGATGGTGCTCGACGAGTGCGTGGGCTACGGCAACGACCGCGCCTACACCGAGAAGTCCCTGGAGATGACCACCCGCTGGGCGCGGCGCTGCCGCGACCACTACCCCAAGGGCAGCGGCGGCCAGCTCATGTTCGGCATCGTCCAGGGCGGATTCTACAAGGACCTGCGCGACCGCAGCCTTGAACAGCTGCGCGAGATCGACTTCGAGGGGTTCGCCATCGGCGGCCTGTCCGTGGGCGAGTCCACCGAGGAGATGTACGACATCCTGCACCACATCGCGCCCAAGCTGCCGCATGAAAAGCCCCGCTATCTCATGGGGGTGGGCACGCCGCTGGACATCCTGGAAGGGGTCTCGGCGGGCGTGGACATGTTCGACTGCGTCCTGCCCTCGCGCAACGCCCGCAACGGGACCCTGTTCACCTCCACGGGCAAGATCAACATCAAGCGCGCCGAATACGCAGAGGACGACTCGCCGCTGGATCCGAACTGCGGCTGCTACACCTGCCGCAACTTCACCAAGGCGTACCTGCGCCACCTGTACATGGCCAAGGAGCTGCTCTCCTACCGGCTGAACACCTACCACAACCTGTACTTCTACCTGGACCTGATGAAACAGATCAGAAAGGCCATCGAGGAAGGCTCCTTCCGCGAGCTCAAGGGCAGATACGAAGCGGCCTACGGCCAGCGCTAG
- a CDS encoding YhjD/YihY/BrkB family envelope integrity protein codes for MSLARKVIQLKRRLVEDIWERNTPETPYWLRTWRGACRLLYLVFFSFVKDQTIIRAAALTFTTILSIVPFLAVAFSISKGFGFQNTGKMRDLILHLTTGQPEVADKIIEYIDRTNVQALGWVGVVTLLFTVLSLVGTIEKAFNVIWSVNKGRSAWRRITDFFPIILFGPIFLFIASSFNFSLQNQDFIARLMSLKAIGYLETVFLKAVPYLLIIMAFSMMYAFIPNTRVRVRAALLGGAVGGVLWQMAQWLYINWQIGAVKYNAIYGSFAQLPLLLVWIYLSWVIVLLGAQVSHAWQNINSFVKQRYFGSATPYERQKIAVLMMVVLAKRFHDGGQLPSVEEISDGLMAPATLVSDLFRVLQQAGYTIPAEVPGCEVYAPARELADVRVLDVIRAVNMEGEQRVFAEFDQKYGFLDSILGGLGEATANSEANMTLLQCAEEYPGAVFGIVPEDEAGRCPQRS; via the coding sequence ATGAGTCTGGCGCGGAAGGTCATACAGCTGAAGAGGCGGTTGGTGGAGGACATCTGGGAGCGCAACACCCCGGAGACGCCGTACTGGTTGCGCACCTGGCGGGGTGCCTGCCGCCTGCTCTACCTGGTGTTCTTCAGCTTCGTGAAGGATCAGACCATCATCCGCGCGGCGGCCCTGACCTTCACCACCATCCTGTCCATCGTCCCGTTCCTGGCCGTGGCCTTCTCCATCTCCAAGGGGTTCGGTTTCCAGAACACCGGCAAGATGCGCGACCTGATCCTGCACCTGACCACGGGCCAGCCCGAGGTGGCGGACAAGATCATCGAATACATCGACCGGACCAATGTTCAGGCCCTGGGCTGGGTCGGCGTGGTCACATTGCTCTTCACCGTCCTCTCTCTGGTGGGGACCATCGAAAAGGCCTTCAACGTCATCTGGAGCGTGAACAAGGGGCGGTCCGCCTGGCGCAGGATCACGGACTTTTTCCCGATCATCCTCTTTGGCCCGATCTTCCTGTTCATCGCTTCGAGCTTCAACTTCAGCCTGCAGAACCAGGACTTCATCGCCCGTCTGATGAGCCTCAAGGCCATCGGCTATCTGGAGACCGTGTTCCTCAAGGCCGTTCCCTATCTGCTGATCATCATGGCCTTTTCCATGATGTACGCCTTCATTCCCAACACCCGCGTGCGCGTCCGGGCCGCGCTCCTCGGCGGCGCGGTCGGCGGGGTGCTGTGGCAGATGGCCCAGTGGCTGTACATCAACTGGCAGATCGGCGCGGTCAAGTACAACGCCATCTACGGCAGCTTCGCCCAGCTGCCGCTGCTTTTGGTCTGGATCTATCTCAGCTGGGTCATCGTCCTGCTGGGGGCCCAGGTCAGCCACGCCTGGCAGAACATCAATTCCTTCGTCAAGCAGCGCTATTTCGGCTCGGCCACGCCGTATGAACGGCAGAAGATCGCGGTGCTGATGATGGTCGTGCTGGCCAAGCGATTCCACGACGGCGGCCAACTGCCGTCCGTGGAGGAGATATCCGACGGCCTCATGGCCCCGGCCACCCTGGTCTCGGACCTGTTCCGCGTGCTGCAGCAGGCGGGCTACACCATCCCGGCCGAGGTGCCGGGGTGCGAGGTCTATGCCCCGGCCCGGGAATTGGCGGACGTGCGCGTGCTCGACGTCATCCGGGCCGTGAACATGGAAGGCGAGCAGCGTGTCTTTGCCGAGTTCGACCAGAAGTACGGCTTCCTGGACAGTATCCTGGGCGGTCTGGGCGAGGCCACGGCCAACAGCGAGGCCAACATGACCCTGCTGCAATGCGCCGAGGAATACCCGGGCGCCGTGTTCGGCATCGTCCCGGAAGACGAGGCGGGCCGTTGCCCGCAGCGTTCCTGA
- a CDS encoding AsmA family protein yields the protein MLKRLPRILIECLVALILVCTGVLLWASYYIDTGEFRARFTQTLEAILARPVTLEGDLDIAIWPRLALTVEDLAIGEAPGFGDGPAARFDDIDISVRIIPLLSRRIEVDSLDLAGVEGVLVRDKAGVFNWQSMLERSGRAMSGPSPDQEWTFAVDSVEITDAEILFRDEMAGTEYKLSGIDIHTGTVTLGEDVPFSLRSDFSWADQGIKADLVLKGMVRVMDDGTPPVFSQASVQARVYGDFLPDKAEPGEFIARMDLDWDKRTVAFEDFKASLFGLLAEGDMTSGDLEKGLDFRGHITVHPFAPRRLIAQYAPDLPIKDVDGLNSSALASYVHVTEDGASFENLILTLDDITVRGQCGFKDWTRPVFDFALRADTIDLDNYLPLFRTGTPFVWDDFSLPFFRAFRGSGTIRADGFDVLDTLVSDIRLNVDATDRGIAFDAGAIREGLASLGGSMTVVLGEAGKGEPTLALNGVLDAESQRRGFEFLHRTPVRFDGPGTAHLEFSVPAMSCPPEVRSIYILQHLTGLVRLSLGQGRAEARRIKGDPLSLEYSKADLELKVRPDGKGAKGVWNSVLSAGLKLRSGGDLESVNVTAEGPFSTAVDELRAKSSGMAVNGYLTTSLLPKAASRLTFGGKVAFDSKGGEAALTDTVIQAFETTLAGDARLAGGAKDRRVEGSLSVAQADPKRIVYLLTGENIRTRDTDALRSASLKTRFKADGEGFTLSELSGELDGTPVKGHVVATGYAHPLFAFSLAAGSFNLDRYLTPAPAPTLSDVREGREPESTPTDLPLEFLRFLKLNGKVLFQEFTLARVRSESLEGFVRANEGAIHLAEVQGRIHGGTLKADLEGQADEKALDLHLVLDVNGMQAGPFMEDMAEREYLRGETDIKADLYSVGRTDDDILANLDGTASLRITNGSFKFTGWDLKPKQANAGRTLQIGADVQRKTEGRTTFRRASSEATVKQGVFTLDQFRLEAPPVLQSYGEGGFSLPANTIDLSIRNDFVAVPSVTLHLTGKLTDPKVEVPTGKIVNDTVLNILSLPKKSFEFLRDLF from the coding sequence ATGCTTAAACGGTTGCCGCGCATCCTGATCGAGTGCCTGGTGGCGCTCATCCTGGTCTGCACCGGCGTGCTGCTGTGGGCGTCTTATTATATCGACACAGGCGAGTTCCGCGCCCGGTTCACCCAGACTCTGGAGGCCATCCTGGCCCGGCCCGTGACCCTGGAAGGGGACCTGGACATCGCGATCTGGCCCCGGCTGGCACTGACCGTGGAGGATTTGGCCATAGGGGAGGCCCCGGGCTTTGGCGACGGCCCGGCGGCCCGGTTCGACGACATCGACATCAGCGTGCGGATCATCCCGCTTCTTTCCCGGCGCATTGAAGTGGATTCCCTGGATCTTGCCGGGGTCGAGGGAGTCCTGGTCCGCGACAAGGCGGGCGTCTTCAACTGGCAATCCATGCTTGAGCGGAGCGGGCGCGCCATGTCCGGCCCGTCCCCGGACCAGGAATGGACCTTTGCCGTGGACAGTGTGGAGATCACCGACGCCGAGATTCTGTTTCGCGACGAGATGGCTGGCACCGAATACAAGCTCTCCGGCATCGACATCCACACCGGGACCGTGACTCTGGGAGAGGACGTGCCGTTCTCCCTCCGGAGCGACTTTTCCTGGGCCGACCAGGGGATCAAGGCCGATCTGGTCCTCAAGGGCATGGTCCGGGTCATGGACGACGGCACCCCGCCGGTCTTTTCGCAGGCGAGCGTACAGGCCAGGGTGTACGGCGATTTCCTGCCCGACAAGGCCGAACCAGGCGAATTCATCGCCAGGATGGACCTGGACTGGGACAAGCGGACCGTGGCCTTCGAGGATTTCAAGGCCAGCCTGTTCGGCTTGCTCGCCGAGGGCGACATGACCTCCGGCGACCTGGAGAAGGGGCTGGACTTCAGGGGGCACATCACCGTGCATCCCTTCGCGCCGCGCCGGCTCATAGCCCAATACGCTCCGGACCTGCCGATCAAGGACGTGGACGGATTGAACAGCAGCGCGCTGGCTTCCTACGTGCACGTCACCGAGGACGGAGCGAGCTTCGAAAACCTCATCCTGACCCTGGACGACATCACCGTGCGCGGCCAGTGCGGCTTCAAGGACTGGACTCGTCCGGTCTTCGATTTTGCCCTGCGGGCCGACACCATCGATCTGGACAACTACCTGCCCCTGTTCCGCACCGGCACCCCGTTCGTCTGGGACGACTTCAGCCTGCCGTTCTTCCGGGCCTTCCGGGGCAGCGGCACGATCCGGGCGGACGGCTTCGATGTCCTGGACACCCTGGTCTCGGACATCCGTCTGAATGTGGACGCCACGGACAGGGGCATCGCCTTTGACGCCGGGGCCATCCGCGAAGGCCTGGCCTCCCTGGGCGGGAGCATGACCGTGGTCCTGGGCGAGGCCGGGAAGGGCGAGCCGACCCTGGCCCTGAACGGCGTGCTTGACGCCGAGTCCCAGCGGCGCGGGTTCGAGTTTTTGCACCGCACTCCGGTGCGTTTCGACGGACCGGGCACGGCCCACCTGGAATTCTCGGTCCCGGCCATGTCCTGCCCGCCCGAGGTCCGTTCCATCTACATCCTGCAGCATCTTACCGGCCTCGTCCGGTTATCCCTTGGACAGGGCAGGGCCGAGGCCAGGCGGATAAAGGGCGATCCGCTCTCCCTGGAGTATTCCAAGGCCGACCTGGAATTGAAGGTCCGTCCCGATGGAAAAGGTGCCAAGGGCGTATGGAACTCCGTGCTGTCCGCGGGGTTGAAGCTGCGCAGCGGCGGCGACCTTGAATCGGTAAACGTCACGGCCGAGGGACCGTTTTCCACGGCTGTCGACGAACTCCGCGCCAAGAGCTCCGGCATGGCCGTCAATGGCTACCTGACCACCTCCCTGTTGCCCAAGGCGGCCAGTCGGCTGACCTTCGGAGGCAAGGTCGCCTTCGACTCCAAGGGCGGCGAGGCGGCCCTGACCGACACCGTGATCCAGGCATTCGAGACCACGCTGGCGGGCGACGCGCGGCTGGCGGGCGGGGCCAAGGACCGGCGGGTCGAGGGCAGCCTGTCCGTTGCCCAGGCCGATCCCAAGCGAATCGTCTATCTCCTGACCGGCGAGAACATCCGCACCAGGGATACCGACGCCCTGCGGAGCGCGTCCCTGAAGACGCGGTTCAAGGCCGATGGTGAGGGGTTCACCCTGAGCGAGCTGAGCGGCGAACTGGACGGCACTCCGGTCAAGGGCCATGTGGTCGCCACCGGGTATGCGCATCCCCTGTTCGCCTTTTCCCTGGCCGCCGGGTCCTTTAACCTGGACCGCTACCTGACGCCCGCACCGGCTCCCACCTTGAGCGACGTCCGCGAGGGCAGGGAGCCCGAGTCCACACCCACCGACCTGCCGCTCGAATTTCTCCGTTTTCTCAAACTCAACGGCAAGGTCCTCTTTCAGGAGTTCACCCTGGCCCGGGTCCGCAGCGAGTCGTTGGAAGGATTTGTCCGTGCCAACGAGGGAGCCATCCATCTGGCCGAAGTGCAAGGCAGGATCCACGGGGGGACGCTCAAGGCGGACCTGGAGGGCCAGGCGGACGAAAAGGCCCTGGACCTGCACCTGGTTCTGGACGTGAACGGCATGCAGGCCGGTCCGTTCATGGAGGACATGGCCGAACGCGAATATCTGCGCGGAGAGACGGACATCAAGGCGGACCTGTACAGCGTGGGACGGACCGACGACGACATCCTGGCCAACCTGGACGGCACGGCCTCGCTCCGGATCACCAACGGATCGTTCAAGTTCACAGGATGGGACCTCAAGCCCAAGCAGGCCAATGCGGGCCGGACCCTCCAGATCGGCGCGGACGTGCAGCGCAAGACCGAAGGGCGGACGACCTTCCGCCGGGCATCCTCCGAGGCCACGGTGAAGCAGGGGGTGTTCACCCTCGACCAATTCCGGCTTGAGGCCCCGCCCGTGTTGCAGTCTTACGGAGAGGGAGGCTTCAGCCTGCCCGCCAACACCATCGACCTGTCCATTCGCAACGATTTCGTGGCCGTGCCGAGCGTGACCCTGCATCTGACGGGCAAGCTGACCGACCCCAAGGTGGAGGTGCCCACGGGCAAGATCGTTAACGACACGGTGCTGAACATCCTGAGCCTGCCCAAGAAGTCCTTTGAATTTCTGCGGGATCTGTTCTGA
- a CDS encoding damage-control phosphatase ARMT1 family protein gives MDTALECMPCFRRMAVREAEIACPDDPALREEIVARWEALLPRLDMDEPPPAIARQLAELVREISGCTDLYAQDKREANAFVLGLLPSLEERVEAQRGAGDPLGLALELAIIGNYIDRGVELDFDLEKELAEVAESVSPKVLAVLREKLVRGASVLILGDNTGEIVLDTLLVRELTRLGCEVTYAVRSRPVLNDATMADARTVGMTELCSVVESGVDTPGTVLSRCTVEFIERMRRSDVILSKGQGNFEALDGLWPGVFCAFKVKCPRIARKTGLEFGASALCMSVRERSDNGDGEEHA, from the coding sequence ATGGATACTGCCCTCGAATGCATGCCCTGTTTCAGGCGAATGGCGGTCAGGGAGGCGGAGATCGCCTGCCCTGACGACCCCGCCCTCCGCGAGGAAATCGTCGCTCGGTGGGAGGCTTTGCTTCCCCGGCTGGACATGGACGAGCCGCCGCCGGCCATCGCCCGCCAGTTGGCCGAACTGGTCCGCGAGATTTCCGGCTGCACCGACCTGTACGCGCAGGACAAGCGGGAGGCCAACGCCTTTGTCCTCGGGCTGCTGCCGTCGCTGGAAGAGCGGGTGGAGGCCCAGCGCGGCGCGGGCGACCCTCTGGGCCTGGCCCTGGAGTTGGCCATCATCGGCAATTACATCGACCGGGGCGTGGAGCTGGATTTCGACCTGGAAAAGGAGTTGGCCGAGGTGGCCGAATCCGTGTCCCCGAAAGTGCTGGCCGTCTTGCGCGAAAAGCTGGTCCGGGGAGCGTCCGTGCTCATTCTGGGCGACAACACCGGCGAGATCGTCCTCGACACCCTGTTGGTCCGCGAACTGACCCGGCTCGGCTGCGAGGTGACCTACGCTGTCCGCTCCCGGCCCGTGCTCAATGACGCGACCATGGCCGACGCGAGGACCGTGGGCATGACCGAATTGTGCTCCGTGGTGGAGTCCGGCGTGGACACGCCCGGCACGGTTCTGAGCCGCTGCACCGTCGAATTCATCGAGCGCATGCGCCGAAGCGACGTCATCCTGAGCAAGGGGCAGGGGAATTTCGAGGCCCTGGACGGGCTCTGGCCCGGCGTGTTCTGTGCCTTCAAGGTCAAGTGCCCGCGTATCGCCCGCAAGACAGGCCTCGAGTTCGGGGCGAGCGCCCTGTGCATGAGCGTCCGCGAACGTAGCGACAACGGGGACGGGGAGGAGCATGCTTAA
- a CDS encoding LpxI family protein, whose protein sequence is MTEPVSTIGLIAGGKQFPVLVARGVKARGHRLVVAGFTGHTNMDVAPLADVFRELKLGKLNQLIGFLKDEKVDKVIMAGTIEKPKVMDIRHLDMRAIKLVLGRKDKGDAALLGVIAREFEKEGMTVVPAHEYMPDLLSPEGVMTRRRPNDREWSDLRFAWDVAKELGRLDVGQCVVVREGIVAAVEALEGTDETLRRGFSYGGPECTVVKVFKPGQQKEVDLPSLGLDTLRLMAEGKATCLGVEAGKSLFFDREAAIEFADRAGISVVGLTPDCFPESS, encoded by the coding sequence ATGACCGAGCCTGTCAGCACCATCGGCCTCATTGCCGGAGGCAAGCAGTTCCCCGTTCTGGTGGCCCGTGGCGTCAAAGCCAGGGGCCACCGGCTCGTGGTGGCCGGGTTCACGGGCCACACCAATATGGACGTGGCCCCGCTGGCCGACGTCTTTCGGGAACTCAAGCTTGGCAAGCTCAACCAGCTGATCGGCTTCCTCAAGGACGAGAAGGTGGACAAGGTCATCATGGCCGGGACCATCGAGAAGCCCAAGGTCATGGACATCCGCCACCTGGACATGCGGGCCATCAAGCTCGTCCTGGGCCGCAAGGACAAGGGCGACGCCGCCCTGCTGGGCGTCATCGCCCGGGAGTTCGAGAAGGAGGGCATGACCGTGGTTCCGGCCCATGAATACATGCCGGACCTGCTCTCGCCCGAGGGGGTCATGACCCGCCGTCGGCCCAACGACCGGGAGTGGAGCGACCTCAGGTTCGCCTGGGACGTCGCCAAGGAGCTCGGCCGGTTGGACGTGGGCCAGTGCGTGGTGGTCCGCGAGGGCATCGTGGCCGCCGTGGAGGCCCTGGAGGGTACGGACGAGACCCTGCGCCGAGGTTTTTCCTACGGCGGACCGGAGTGCACGGTGGTCAAGGTCTTCAAGCCCGGCCAGCAGAAGGAGGTGGATCTGCCGAGCCTCGGCCTGGACACCCTCAGGCTCATGGCCGAGGGCAAGGCCACCTGCCTGGGCGTTGAGGCGGGCAAGAGCCTGTTCTTCGACCGTGAGGCGGCCATCGAGTTCGCCGACCGGGCGGGCATCTCCGTGGTCGGCCTGACCCCGGATTGTTTTCCCGAATCTTCCTGA
- the lpxA gene encoding acyl-ACP--UDP-N-acetylglucosamine O-acyltransferase: MSSQIHPSAVIHPSAELGADVRIDPYVVVGADTKIGDGTFLEAHCVIQSNTEIGKNNHIHPHAVIGGEPQHAAFKGEKTYTRIGDDNIIRECVTIHRGTVQGVQETVIGSGCMFMAYSHVAHDCRIGDHVILANAVQLAGHVEVGRNVIISGMSAVQQFIRIGEYSFLGGASGYKLDVPPFMLAHGVRGMLFGPNLIGLKRNGFDSAACKALKKAYKIIFRSGLTKEQSLAQVEEEMPGIPQVARLVSFIRESKNGVVPDHKQRCSNGH, translated from the coding sequence ATGTCCAGTCAGATCCATCCCAGCGCCGTCATTCATCCTTCGGCGGAGCTGGGGGCCGATGTCCGCATCGACCCGTACGTCGTTGTGGGAGCCGACACCAAGATCGGCGACGGCACCTTCCTGGAGGCGCATTGCGTCATCCAGTCCAACACCGAAATCGGAAAGAACAACCATATCCATCCGCATGCCGTCATCGGCGGCGAACCGCAGCACGCGGCGTTCAAGGGTGAGAAGACCTACACCCGCATCGGCGACGACAACATCATCCGCGAGTGCGTGACCATCCACCGCGGCACGGTGCAGGGCGTGCAGGAGACCGTCATCGGTTCCGGCTGCATGTTCATGGCCTATTCGCACGTAGCCCACGACTGCAGGATCGGCGATCACGTCATCCTGGCCAACGCCGTGCAGCTGGCGGGCCACGTGGAGGTGGGCCGCAACGTGATCATCTCCGGCATGTCCGCCGTCCAGCAGTTCATCCGCATCGGGGAATACTCCTTCCTCGGCGGCGCCAGCGGCTACAAGCTCGACGTGCCGCCGTTCATGCTGGCCCATGGTGTCCGGGGCATGCTTTTCGGCCCCAACCTCATCGGGCTCAAGCGCAACGGCTTCGACTCCGCCGCGTGCAAGGCACTCAAGAAGGCTTACAAGATCATCTTCCGCTCCGGCCTGACCAAGGAACAGAGCCTGGCCCAGGTGGAAGAGGAGATGCCGGGCATTCCCCAGGTGGCCCGTCTCGTCTCGTTCATCCGCGAGAGCAAGAACGGCGTTGTGCCCGACCACAAGCAGCGCTGCTCCAACGGCCACTAA
- the fabZ gene encoding 3-hydroxyacyl-ACP dehydratase FabZ — translation MSNQYPLDIRKIMEMLPHRYPFLLVDRVLEYEPGARLKAMKNVTINEEFFQGHFPGLPVMPGVLQLEALAQTGAVFVLHSFDEPLEDKVFLFTGLNKVKFRRPVVPGDQLIMNVYFEKQKLNIWKMRGVAEVDGQVTCQGEFSAAIANKGDM, via the coding sequence ATGAGTAATCAGTACCCACTCGATATACGCAAGATCATGGAGATGCTCCCGCATCGCTATCCCTTCCTGCTGGTGGACCGCGTGCTCGAATACGAGCCGGGCGCCCGCCTCAAGGCCATGAAGAACGTGACCATCAATGAGGAGTTCTTCCAGGGGCATTTCCCCGGGCTGCCCGTCATGCCCGGCGTGCTGCAACTGGAGGCCCTGGCCCAGACCGGCGCGGTCTTCGTCCTGCACTCCTTTGACGAGCCTCTGGAGGACAAGGTCTTCCTGTTCACCGGGCTGAACAAGGTCAAGTTCCGCAGGCCGGTGGTTCCGGGCGATCAGCTGATCATGAATGTGTATTTCGAGAAACAAAAATTGAACATATGGAAGATGCGCGGCGTCGCCGAAGTGGACGGTCAGGTGACCTGCCAGGGCGAGTTCTCGGCCGCCATCGCCAACAAGGGGGACATGTAA
- the lpxD gene encoding UDP-3-O-(3-hydroxymyristoyl)glucosamine N-acyltransferase → MPIMLSALADKLGLEYTGADRDIAGVNTLEKAGPDDLSFLVNPKYLHQLETTKAGCVLTSGSYADRVPCALVSENVYMDLARVVNVFARPQGCLEGVHALAFVHPDADVADSATVYPFAFVGEGVVIGPDTVIFAGAYVGEGTVIGKGCILYPNCVVMGGLTIGDNVILQPGAVLGGDGYGYAQTPLGHMKIPQIGTVAVENDVEIGANTAIDRAALDTTRIRRGTKIDNLVQIGHNVEIGEHCLIIGQTGIGGSTVVGNGVVLAGQTGVPDNVTIGDGAMVAAQSGILGDVEAGAKVAGSPAIPAKGYFKSMGVCMPKLPDLFKRVKKMEKELAALKAAAGVSDE, encoded by the coding sequence ATGCCCATCATGCTGTCCGCTCTGGCCGACAAGCTCGGCCTGGAGTACACCGGTGCGGATAGGGATATAGCCGGGGTGAATACCCTGGAAAAGGCCGGGCCCGACGACCTGTCGTTTCTGGTCAATCCCAAGTATCTGCATCAACTGGAAACCACCAAAGCCGGATGTGTCCTCACATCCGGCTCTTATGCCGACAGGGTCCCGTGCGCGCTCGTTAGCGAGAATGTGTACATGGACCTGGCTCGGGTGGTGAACGTCTTTGCCCGCCCCCAGGGATGCCTCGAGGGCGTGCATGCGCTGGCCTTTGTCCACCCGGACGCCGACGTGGCCGATTCCGCCACGGTCTATCCCTTCGCCTTTGTGGGCGAGGGGGTTGTGATCGGGCCCGACACGGTGATCTTCGCCGGGGCCTACGTGGGCGAGGGGACCGTGATCGGCAAGGGGTGCATTCTCTACCCCAACTGTGTGGTCATGGGCGGTTTGACGATCGGCGACAACGTCATCCTCCAGCCCGGCGCAGTGCTCGGAGGCGACGGCTACGGCTACGCCCAGACCCCGCTGGGGCACATGAAGATTCCCCAGATCGGGACCGTGGCCGTCGAGAACGATGTGGAGATCGGTGCCAATACGGCCATCGACCGGGCCGCCCTGGACACCACCCGCATCCGCCGGGGCACCAAGATCGACAACCTGGTCCAGATCGGCCACAATGTGGAGATCGGCGAGCACTGCCTGATCATCGGGCAGACCGGCATCGGCGGCTCCACCGTGGTCGGCAACGGCGTGGTCCTGGCGGGCCAGACCGGCGTGCCGGACAACGTCACCATCGGCGACGGGGCCATGGTAGCGGCCCAGAGCGGCATCCTCGGCGACGTGGAGGCCGGTGCCAAGGTGGCCGGCAGCCCGGCCATCCCGGCCAAGGGCTACTTCAAGTCCATGGGGGTGTGCATGCCCAAGCTGCCCGATCTGTTCAAGCGGGTGAAGAAAATGGAGAAAGAACTGGCCGCACTGAAAGCGGCCGCCGGAGTGAGCGATGAGTAA